Proteins encoded in a region of the Gigantopelta aegis isolate Gae_Host chromosome 13, Gae_host_genome, whole genome shotgun sequence genome:
- the LOC121387538 gene encoding receptor-type tyrosine-protein phosphatase epsilon-like isoform X2 yields MSCDARHCLGSKYCDVVYGKCTGGCQAGWELPDCTTVCQRGTFGPGCQSNCSERHCKGDGSSCDVQNGTCQHGCGPGWKSPSCNIACDRGSYGAGCKFSCLQRHCKVSTTSCNSASGSCEGLCQDGWMGVDCTGCDGKYGPDCSLSCDARHCKDNKAPCDHMTGSCEGECLPGWRGATCTDNCNNTTYGDNCAMLCSDRHCSNTDSCHHATGLCVGGCVSGWKGTTCLKESAASTDFPVGPAVGGIVAALVVIAVVIVVIVFVRRRNLNKKDHTEHRPLPENTENTPEEKHGAVEGPVYINVEPSARNSTENLEVNETNVSDVVPVVDGGEPEDQQTDEEEEVHDSNTYYNADQPAPPPFNLPEEGFDVSDLEGIIENIRNQPGGFDAEYLKLPSGFKHPYTDSQIPDNRCKNRFAGYYPYNNNRVKLSLLPNNSHSDYINASYVDAYGKPNYFIASQAPNKGTLPDFWRMIWEQDCGQIVMLTNLVEAGKHKCEPYWKDLGLMNVGYFDVVVKDITERADYTVRKIEITQRKSKKCKTFDHYHFTSWPDHGVPKVLDLLEFFWLTREIPPSRPGPVLVHCSAGIGRTGTYIALHILTDEMNKTGRMNILEMMSKIRDQRKNMVQTKSQYECIFTTMLEVAKYGQTDMTTSDYTQKYAESTGSLRMGHKTLDELAEVIASTDTSDKGIPLANKLWVGGKDDLFVMQAPSKLLNIGYLLVYTPQRTENLLWKLIMENDSLTLVTLGNKKDAKFTPRTSHSSSYGNATVTSVTETSITKEITLRILNVEMKGSDEKKEIANFSVPSWSNMSNTSTVISCLTSLTEQILDRQNNLKFHPVTIVFDESDKKEGLSLCILNNIMSAVSLDKRVEIFNNVRRLQSVLPGVHLSVEDFNLFCDLPFAHLESTGVYANM; encoded by the exons ATGTCATGTGATGCCAGACACTGTCTTGGTAGTAAGTACTGTGACGTGGTTTATGGAAAATGTACAGGTGGTTGCCAAGCTGGCTGGGAGTTACCTGACTGCACAACTG TATGTCAACGAGGTACATTTGGACCCGGATGTCAGTCAAACTGTAGTGAACGACATTGTAAAGGAGACGGTTCATCTTGTGATGTACAGAATGGAACATGTCAACACGGCTGTGGTCCAGGCTGGAAGAGTCCAAGTTGTAACATAG CATGTGATAGAGGATCCTATGGCGCTGGTTGTAAATTCAGCTGTTTACAAAGACACTGCAAAGTGAGTACGACGAGCTGTAACAGTGCCAGTGGTTCCTGTGAAGGTTTGTGTCAGGACGGTTGGATGGGAGTCGACTGTACAG GATGTGATGGGAAATATGGACCAGATTGTTCATTATCGTGTGATGCCAGACACTGTAAAGACAACAAGGCACCGTGTGATCACATGACCGGATCTTGTGAAGGAGAATGTCTACCTGGTTGGCGAGGTGCTACATGTACTGACA ATTGCAATAATACGACCTATGGTGATAACTGTGCAATGCTGTGTTCAGACAGACACTGTAGTAACACGGACTCTTGTCACCATGCGACTGGTCTGTGTGTTGGTGGATGTGTATCTGGATGGAAAGGAACAACCTGCTTGAAAG AGTCTGCAGCCTCAACTGATTTCCCAGTCGGACCTGCAGTTGGTGGCATTGTTGCTGCATTGGTTGTCATAGCTGTGGTCATCGTTGTTATCGTATTTGTCAG GAGACGAAATCTGAACAAAAAAGATCACACTGAGCACAGACCTCTTCCAGAAAATACTGAAAACACACCAG AAGAAAAGCACGGTGCAGTTGAGGGACCTGTCTACATCAATGTTGAACCATCTGCAAGAAATTCAACTGAAAACCTTGAAGTAAATGAGACTAACGTCAGTGACGTAGTACCAGTCGTGGATGGAGGAGAGCCTGAAGACCAACAGACTGACGAGGAGGAGGAGGTTCATGATTCTAACACGTACTACAATGCTGATCAACCAGCTCCTCCTCCGTTCAATCTGCCAGAAGAAGGTTTTGACGTCTCAGACCTTGAAGGTATCATAGAAAACATCAGGAATCAGCCTGGAGGATTTGATGCAGAATACCTT AAACTACCAAGTGGTTTCAAGCATCCGTACACCGATTCACAGATTCCAGATAACAGGTGCAAGAACCGATTTGCTGGTTACTATCCAT ATAACAATAACCGTGTCAAACTATCTCTGCTGCCAAACAATTCACATTCCGACTATATCAACGCCAGTTACGTAGAT gcaTACGGAAAGCCAAATTACTTCATTGCATCGCAAG CTCCAAATAAAGGGACTTTACCAGATTTCTGGAGGATGATCTGGGAACAGGACTGTGGACAAATTGTCATGTTGACAAACCTAGTGGAGGCTGGAAAG CATAAGTGTGAACCGTACTGGAAGGATTTGGGGTTGATGAATGTTGGGTATTTTGACGTGGTAGTCAAAGACATCACTGAAAGAGCAGATTACACCGTAAGAAAGATAGAAATCACCCAGAGAAAG TCTAAGAAATGCAAGACATTTGACCATTACCACTTCACGTCATGGCCTGACCACGGAGTTCCTAAAGTGTTGGACTTACTGGAATTCTTCTGGTTGACAAGAGAGATACCCCCGTCCCGCCCTGGTCCTGTCCTGGTACACTGCAG TGCTGGGATTGGTAGGACTGGAACGTACATCGCTCTGCATATCCTGACAGACGAGATGAACAAAACTGGAAGAATGAACATATTGGAAATGATGTCCAAGATCAGAGATCAAAGAAAAAACATGGTCCAGACAAAG AGTCAGTATGAATGTATTTTCACCACAATGCTTGAGGTTGCAAAATATGGACAAACAGATATGACCACATCTGACTACACACAGAAATATGCTGAGTCGACAGGATCTTTGAGAATGGGTCATAAAACGCTTGATGAGCTAGCTGAG GTCATTGCCTCCACTGACACCTCTGATAAAG GTATTCCATTGGCGAACAAACTGTGGGTTGGTGGAAAGGATGATCTTTTTGTTATGCAAGCTCCA TCAAAGCTGCTGAATATAGGCTATCTGTTGGTTTACACTCCACAACGAACAGAGAATCTGCTGTGGAAACTGATCATGGAGAACGATTCGTTGACTCTCGTGACTCTGGGCAACAAG AAAGATGCGAAATTTACCCCACGTACCAGCCATTCCAGTAGCTATGGAAACGCAACTGTGACGTCAGTGACTGAGACGTCTATCACGAAAGAAATAACATTGAGAATTCTCAATGTTGAAATGAAG GGATcagatgaaaagaaagaaatcgcCAACTTTTCCGTGCCATCTTGGAGTAACATGTCTAACACTTCCACAGTGATAAGTTGCCTGACATCTCTGACAGAACAAATCCTAGACAGACAGAACAATCTGAAATTTCACCCTGTCACGATCGTCTTCGA TGAATCTGACAAAAAGGAAGGTCTGTCATTGTGTATACTGAACAACATCATGTCTGCAGTTTCCCTTGACAAGCGAGTGGAGATATTTAACAACGTCAGAAGACTCCAGTCAGTTCTGCCAGGTGTTCATTTATCAGTG GAGGACTTCAACTTGTTCTGTGATCTTCCATTCGCTCATCTCGAGTCCACGGGCGTGTATGCCAACATGTGA
- the LOC121387538 gene encoding receptor-type tyrosine-protein phosphatase epsilon-like isoform X1: MSCDARHCLGSKYCDVVYGKCTGGCQAGWELPDCTTVCQRGTFGPGCQSNCSERHCKGDGSSCDVQNGTCQHGCGPGWKSPSCNIACDRGSYGAGCKFSCLQRHCKVSTTSCNSASGSCEGLCQDGWMGVDCTGCDGKYGPDCSLSCDARHCKDNKAPCDHMTGSCEGECLPGWRGATCTDNCNNTTYGDNCAMLCSDRHCSNTDSCHHATGLCVGGCVSGWKGTTCLKVESAASTDFPVGPAVGGIVAALVVIAVVIVVIVFVRRRNLNKKDHTEHRPLPENTENTPEEKHGAVEGPVYINVEPSARNSTENLEVNETNVSDVVPVVDGGEPEDQQTDEEEEVHDSNTYYNADQPAPPPFNLPEEGFDVSDLEGIIENIRNQPGGFDAEYLKLPSGFKHPYTDSQIPDNRCKNRFAGYYPYNNNRVKLSLLPNNSHSDYINASYVDAYGKPNYFIASQAPNKGTLPDFWRMIWEQDCGQIVMLTNLVEAGKHKCEPYWKDLGLMNVGYFDVVVKDITERADYTVRKIEITQRKSKKCKTFDHYHFTSWPDHGVPKVLDLLEFFWLTREIPPSRPGPVLVHCSAGIGRTGTYIALHILTDEMNKTGRMNILEMMSKIRDQRKNMVQTKSQYECIFTTMLEVAKYGQTDMTTSDYTQKYAESTGSLRMGHKTLDELAEVIASTDTSDKGIPLANKLWVGGKDDLFVMQAPSKLLNIGYLLVYTPQRTENLLWKLIMENDSLTLVTLGNKKDAKFTPRTSHSSSYGNATVTSVTETSITKEITLRILNVEMKGSDEKKEIANFSVPSWSNMSNTSTVISCLTSLTEQILDRQNNLKFHPVTIVFDESDKKEGLSLCILNNIMSAVSLDKRVEIFNNVRRLQSVLPGVHLSVEDFNLFCDLPFAHLESTGVYANM, encoded by the exons ATGTCATGTGATGCCAGACACTGTCTTGGTAGTAAGTACTGTGACGTGGTTTATGGAAAATGTACAGGTGGTTGCCAAGCTGGCTGGGAGTTACCTGACTGCACAACTG TATGTCAACGAGGTACATTTGGACCCGGATGTCAGTCAAACTGTAGTGAACGACATTGTAAAGGAGACGGTTCATCTTGTGATGTACAGAATGGAACATGTCAACACGGCTGTGGTCCAGGCTGGAAGAGTCCAAGTTGTAACATAG CATGTGATAGAGGATCCTATGGCGCTGGTTGTAAATTCAGCTGTTTACAAAGACACTGCAAAGTGAGTACGACGAGCTGTAACAGTGCCAGTGGTTCCTGTGAAGGTTTGTGTCAGGACGGTTGGATGGGAGTCGACTGTACAG GATGTGATGGGAAATATGGACCAGATTGTTCATTATCGTGTGATGCCAGACACTGTAAAGACAACAAGGCACCGTGTGATCACATGACCGGATCTTGTGAAGGAGAATGTCTACCTGGTTGGCGAGGTGCTACATGTACTGACA ATTGCAATAATACGACCTATGGTGATAACTGTGCAATGCTGTGTTCAGACAGACACTGTAGTAACACGGACTCTTGTCACCATGCGACTGGTCTGTGTGTTGGTGGATGTGTATCTGGATGGAAAGGAACAACCTGCTTGAAAG TAGAGTCTGCAGCCTCAACTGATTTCCCAGTCGGACCTGCAGTTGGTGGCATTGTTGCTGCATTGGTTGTCATAGCTGTGGTCATCGTTGTTATCGTATTTGTCAG GAGACGAAATCTGAACAAAAAAGATCACACTGAGCACAGACCTCTTCCAGAAAATACTGAAAACACACCAG AAGAAAAGCACGGTGCAGTTGAGGGACCTGTCTACATCAATGTTGAACCATCTGCAAGAAATTCAACTGAAAACCTTGAAGTAAATGAGACTAACGTCAGTGACGTAGTACCAGTCGTGGATGGAGGAGAGCCTGAAGACCAACAGACTGACGAGGAGGAGGAGGTTCATGATTCTAACACGTACTACAATGCTGATCAACCAGCTCCTCCTCCGTTCAATCTGCCAGAAGAAGGTTTTGACGTCTCAGACCTTGAAGGTATCATAGAAAACATCAGGAATCAGCCTGGAGGATTTGATGCAGAATACCTT AAACTACCAAGTGGTTTCAAGCATCCGTACACCGATTCACAGATTCCAGATAACAGGTGCAAGAACCGATTTGCTGGTTACTATCCAT ATAACAATAACCGTGTCAAACTATCTCTGCTGCCAAACAATTCACATTCCGACTATATCAACGCCAGTTACGTAGAT gcaTACGGAAAGCCAAATTACTTCATTGCATCGCAAG CTCCAAATAAAGGGACTTTACCAGATTTCTGGAGGATGATCTGGGAACAGGACTGTGGACAAATTGTCATGTTGACAAACCTAGTGGAGGCTGGAAAG CATAAGTGTGAACCGTACTGGAAGGATTTGGGGTTGATGAATGTTGGGTATTTTGACGTGGTAGTCAAAGACATCACTGAAAGAGCAGATTACACCGTAAGAAAGATAGAAATCACCCAGAGAAAG TCTAAGAAATGCAAGACATTTGACCATTACCACTTCACGTCATGGCCTGACCACGGAGTTCCTAAAGTGTTGGACTTACTGGAATTCTTCTGGTTGACAAGAGAGATACCCCCGTCCCGCCCTGGTCCTGTCCTGGTACACTGCAG TGCTGGGATTGGTAGGACTGGAACGTACATCGCTCTGCATATCCTGACAGACGAGATGAACAAAACTGGAAGAATGAACATATTGGAAATGATGTCCAAGATCAGAGATCAAAGAAAAAACATGGTCCAGACAAAG AGTCAGTATGAATGTATTTTCACCACAATGCTTGAGGTTGCAAAATATGGACAAACAGATATGACCACATCTGACTACACACAGAAATATGCTGAGTCGACAGGATCTTTGAGAATGGGTCATAAAACGCTTGATGAGCTAGCTGAG GTCATTGCCTCCACTGACACCTCTGATAAAG GTATTCCATTGGCGAACAAACTGTGGGTTGGTGGAAAGGATGATCTTTTTGTTATGCAAGCTCCA TCAAAGCTGCTGAATATAGGCTATCTGTTGGTTTACACTCCACAACGAACAGAGAATCTGCTGTGGAAACTGATCATGGAGAACGATTCGTTGACTCTCGTGACTCTGGGCAACAAG AAAGATGCGAAATTTACCCCACGTACCAGCCATTCCAGTAGCTATGGAAACGCAACTGTGACGTCAGTGACTGAGACGTCTATCACGAAAGAAATAACATTGAGAATTCTCAATGTTGAAATGAAG GGATcagatgaaaagaaagaaatcgcCAACTTTTCCGTGCCATCTTGGAGTAACATGTCTAACACTTCCACAGTGATAAGTTGCCTGACATCTCTGACAGAACAAATCCTAGACAGACAGAACAATCTGAAATTTCACCCTGTCACGATCGTCTTCGA TGAATCTGACAAAAAGGAAGGTCTGTCATTGTGTATACTGAACAACATCATGTCTGCAGTTTCCCTTGACAAGCGAGTGGAGATATTTAACAACGTCAGAAGACTCCAGTCAGTTCTGCCAGGTGTTCATTTATCAGTG GAGGACTTCAACTTGTTCTGTGATCTTCCATTCGCTCATCTCGAGTCCACGGGCGTGTATGCCAACATGTGA